In one window of Chryseobacterium viscerum DNA:
- the arr gene encoding NAD(+)--rifampin ADP-ribosyltransferase, with the protein MSEKNAELALLLKNHPSDKGPFYHGTKADLQIGDLLTAGGISNYKSELKMNHIYFTALINGAGLAAALAKGDGVERVYIVEPTGTYENDPNVTDKKFPGNPTRSYRSEMPLKIIGEIKEWTKPNPEDLQRFREKLDDSKGEIIN; encoded by the coding sequence ATGTCAGAAAAGAACGCAGAACTCGCATTGTTATTAAAAAATCATCCTTCTGATAAAGGACCATTTTATCATGGAACAAAGGCCGATTTGCAGATTGGTGATCTACTGACTGCCGGCGGAATTTCAAATTATAAGTCAGAATTAAAAATGAATCACATCTATTTTACAGCTTTGATTAACGGAGCAGGGCTGGCCGCTGCTTTAGCAAAAGGCGATGGAGTAGAGCGTGTATATATTGTGGAGCCAACAGGTACTTATGAAAATGATCCCAATGTAACGGATAAGAAATTCCCCGGAAATCCTACCCGTTCTTATCGTTCCGAAATGCCTTTAAAAATTATTGGAGAGATTAAAGAATGGACAAAACCTAATCCTGAAGATCTTCAAAGGTTTCGTGAAAAATTAGATGACAGCAAAGGAGAGATCATCAACTAG
- a CDS encoding HAD family hydrolase: MKHIKLIVTDMDGTFLNSSHEMSPEFSDVYKELKKRNILFVPASGRQMPGITHYFGDIESEIGFIAENGGYVIYKDQELFADTLEYKHIVEIIKTVREIPGAKAVLSAKKYAYYETDDQQFVDFFSKYYTKNMKKDDLTEKIDDIAFKIAVYHPDGSEKHLYPALKKFGDLGLEIVISGAHWLDVMNKDINKGNALKILQKSLGISPENTMAFGDYMNDIEMLKNAKYSYAMKNAHPNVKQIANFEASTNDSFGVLKTIKDYLQN, translated from the coding sequence ATGAAGCATATTAAATTAATTGTTACCGACATGGACGGGACTTTTCTCAATTCCAGCCATGAAATGAGCCCTGAATTTTCAGATGTTTATAAGGAATTAAAAAAAAGAAATATTTTATTTGTACCAGCAAGCGGAAGGCAGATGCCCGGGATTACTCATTATTTCGGGGATATAGAGAGCGAGATCGGTTTTATTGCTGAAAACGGCGGTTATGTGATCTATAAAGATCAGGAACTTTTTGCTGATACCCTGGAGTATAAACATATTGTTGAGATCATAAAGACTGTTCGTGAAATACCGGGAGCTAAAGCGGTATTGTCAGCTAAGAAGTATGCTTATTATGAAACTGATGATCAGCAGTTCGTGGATTTTTTCTCAAAGTACTACACCAAAAACATGAAAAAAGATGATCTGACGGAAAAAATTGATGATATAGCCTTTAAAATTGCGGTCTATCATCCTGATGGTTCTGAAAAGCATCTTTATCCTGCTCTAAAAAAATTTGGAGACCTGGGTCTTGAAATTGTTATTTCCGGAGCGCATTGGCTCGATGTCATGAATAAAGATATCAATAAAGGGAATGCCCTGAAAATACTCCAGAAATCTCTGGGTATTTCTCCTGAAAACACGATGGCTTTCGGAGATTATATGAACGATATAGAAATGCTGAAGAATGCCAAATATTCTTACGCTATGAAAAACGCCCATCCCAATGTGAAGCAGATAGCTAATTTTGAAGCTTCTACCAACGATAGTTTTGGAGTATTGAAAACAATTAAGGATTACCTGCAAAACTGA
- a CDS encoding helix-turn-helix domain-containing protein — protein MKLYIKYMVSLRCKMVVHQELERLGIKNAIVDLGTVELLEDISAELRQILKENLLKTGLEILDDKKSILIEKIKNVVIEMIHYSDELPKENFSDYVSEKLGYDYTYLANTFSEVKGMTLQHFIIINKVEKVKELLLYDELNLTEISYKLNYSSVAHLSNQFKKITGLSPSFYKQLKQKRLGNLEDL, from the coding sequence ATGAAGTTGTATATAAAATATATGGTAAGTTTGCGCTGCAAAATGGTTGTTCATCAGGAACTGGAAAGGCTGGGCATTAAAAATGCTATTGTAGATTTGGGAACTGTAGAATTATTGGAGGATATCAGCGCTGAACTAAGACAAATTCTGAAAGAAAACTTACTTAAAACAGGACTTGAGATATTAGATGACAAAAAGAGTATCCTGATAGAAAAAATAAAAAATGTAGTCATAGAAATGATTCATTATTCAGATGAGCTTCCAAAAGAAAATTTCTCAGATTATGTAAGTGAAAAATTAGGATATGATTATACCTACCTTGCGAATACCTTTTCTGAAGTGAAAGGTATGACACTCCAGCATTTTATCATTATCAATAAAGTAGAAAAGGTAAAAGAATTACTGCTGTATGATGAACTCAACCTTACAGAAATTTCTTATAAACTCAACTATAGCAGTGTGGCCCATCTCTCTAATCAATTTAAAAAAATCACAGGTCTTTCCCCTTCATTTTATAAGCAGCTGAAACAAAAGCGTTTGGGGAACCTGGAAGACCTGTAA
- a CDS encoding pesticidal protein Cry7Aa: protein MVSLKKDGIILRKTTLDFESEGVLNPAVIKDNGKIHLFYRALAKNNFSSIGYCILSDYKTIETRLSNPVIIPEFEYEKHGVEDPRIVKIDHLFYLTYTSYDGINALGTLAVSEDLTSWQKRGIIVPKIPYNKFRFLSESQGEIAEKYRRFNKLPSTHTKDKDIFLWDKNVIFFPRRINGNLYFLHRIRPDIQIAGIENIEDLDSDFWKDYFLHFKDHIVLSPLYEHEVSYIGGGCPPIETEHGWLLIYHGVHDTIEGYVYSACAALLDLDNPEKEISRLPYPLFKPEEEWEQKGEVNNVCFPTGAIAEGDTLHIYYGAADKRIAVASLNIPELLKELLQYTS, encoded by the coding sequence ATGGTATCCCTGAAAAAAGACGGAATTATACTCAGAAAAACGACATTAGACTTTGAGAGTGAAGGTGTTTTAAACCCCGCAGTTATTAAGGATAACGGAAAAATACATTTATTTTACAGGGCTCTTGCAAAGAATAATTTCTCAAGTATCGGATACTGTATACTATCAGATTATAAGACTATAGAAACCCGGTTGAGCAATCCGGTTATTATCCCCGAGTTTGAATACGAAAAACATGGTGTTGAAGATCCAAGAATCGTAAAAATCGATCATTTATTTTATCTTACCTATACCAGTTATGACGGGATTAATGCATTGGGAACACTTGCTGTATCGGAGGATCTTACATCATGGCAAAAACGGGGCATTATTGTTCCCAAAATTCCATACAACAAGTTTAGATTTTTATCAGAATCCCAAGGTGAAATAGCAGAAAAATACAGACGTTTCAACAAACTTCCGTCTACTCATACAAAGGATAAAGACATCTTTCTCTGGGATAAAAATGTGATATTTTTCCCAAGAAGAATTAACGGTAATCTTTATTTTCTTCATCGCATAAGACCTGATATTCAAATTGCAGGTATAGAAAACATTGAAGATCTGGATTCAGATTTCTGGAAAGATTATTTCCTTCACTTTAAAGATCATATTGTATTATCTCCCCTATATGAGCATGAAGTAAGCTATATTGGCGGAGGATGTCCCCCTATAGAAACCGAGCATGGATGGCTTTTGATATATCATGGCGTACATGATACCATTGAAGGGTATGTTTACAGTGCATGTGCTGCCTTACTTGATCTTGATAACCCCGAAAAAGAAATTTCAAGACTTCCTTATCCTCTTTTCAAACCCGAAGAAGAATGGGAACAGAAGGGAGAAGTGAACAATGTCTGCTTCCCTACCGGAGCCATTGCAGAAGGAGATACACTACATATTTACTACGGAGCTGCGGATAAAAGAATTGCTGTTGCTTCTTTAAATATCCCGGAATTGCTGAAGGAATTGCTACAGTACACTTCATAA
- a CDS encoding glycosyltransferase, whose product MNKNIKSDVEEKTKRRSVQNRKNTINHKPEIIFISTFPPKVCGIATYCQDLIKSLQIKFNESFNIIICPMETEGEHYRYEENPEYRLNISDAISYLELADKINKNDKIQLVMLQHEFGFFTEAKNGLLLFLQNLEKEVIITFHTVLPKPDWELKEKVKEIGSFCKSIIVMTGISADILSVDYDIPSEKIKVIPHGTHLLPFIDKISLKTKYGFKDKKVLSTFGLLGSGKNIETTLEALPEIIAQNPDVMFLIIGKTHPGIIKHEGEKYRDFLQAIIKRLQLEKHTYFINQYLPLDELLEYLQLTNIYLFTSKDRNQAVSGTFSYAISCGCPIVSTPIPHALEVLNEDLGIIIDFETPKQLAAAVNTLLKNENTQEKLRSNSLEKMAPTAWENSSISHALLFQQHSKDNMILHYTFPIINLSHIKNMTTDFGMIQFSKINKPDIDSGYTLDDNARAMIVACRHYELNRDESDLDLISTYLKFIKFCQQPDGSFLNYVNQNKEFAQQNYETNLEDSNGRAIWALGYLLSIKNILPQEFYDEAESAIEKSLLSIESIHSTRAMAFIIKGLHYQNSENNIPLLKKLANRLVKMYQHEKHRDWHWFESYLTYGNSVLPEALLCAWITTQNEMYKQVANESFKFLLSKIFIKGGIKVISNNGWLQKETVKSPETIGGEQPIDVAYTILALSTFYKVFKDEKYLQMMRNAFSWFLGKNHLHQIIYNPATGGCYDGLEEKNVNLNQGAESTVSYLMARLCFPK is encoded by the coding sequence ATGAATAAAAATATAAAATCAGATGTGGAGGAAAAGACAAAAAGACGATCTGTCCAAAATAGAAAAAACACAATTAATCATAAACCTGAAATTATCTTTATAAGTACTTTTCCTCCTAAGGTGTGTGGTATTGCAACGTATTGTCAGGATTTAATAAAATCACTTCAGATAAAGTTCAATGAATCTTTTAACATCATCATCTGTCCAATGGAAACTGAAGGGGAGCATTATCGATACGAAGAAAATCCTGAATATCGCTTAAATATATCCGATGCTATTTCTTATTTGGAGCTGGCTGATAAAATCAACAAAAATGATAAAATTCAACTGGTTATGCTTCAGCATGAGTTTGGATTTTTCACTGAGGCCAAAAACGGATTGCTGCTTTTTCTTCAAAATTTAGAGAAAGAAGTCATCATTACTTTTCACACAGTTCTGCCAAAACCAGACTGGGAGTTAAAAGAAAAAGTAAAAGAAATCGGCAGTTTCTGCAAATCTATTATTGTAATGACGGGTATTTCTGCGGACATCCTGTCTGTTGACTATGATATTCCATCTGAGAAAATTAAAGTGATCCCCCATGGAACTCACCTGTTACCATTTATCGACAAAATTTCACTGAAAACGAAATACGGATTTAAAGATAAAAAGGTACTTTCAACATTTGGTTTATTGGGGTCCGGGAAGAATATTGAAACCACTTTAGAAGCTCTGCCTGAAATTATTGCCCAAAATCCGGATGTAATGTTTCTGATTATTGGAAAAACGCACCCTGGTATCATTAAGCATGAAGGTGAAAAATATCGTGATTTTTTACAGGCTATTATTAAAAGGCTCCAGTTGGAAAAGCATACTTACTTTATCAATCAATATCTGCCTTTAGATGAGTTGTTAGAATATCTTCAGCTTACCAATATCTATCTTTTCACTTCAAAAGACAGAAATCAGGCGGTAAGCGGCACTTTTTCCTATGCAATTAGTTGTGGATGCCCCATTGTCTCCACTCCTATTCCACATGCCTTAGAAGTATTAAATGAAGACCTGGGAATTATTATTGATTTTGAAACTCCGAAACAGCTCGCTGCTGCCGTGAATACATTACTGAAAAACGAAAATACACAGGAAAAATTACGTTCAAACAGTTTGGAAAAAATGGCTCCCACAGCCTGGGAGAATTCATCTATTTCGCACGCCCTATTATTTCAACAACACAGCAAAGACAACATGATATTACATTATACATTCCCCATCATCAATCTTAGCCATATCAAAAATATGACAACAGATTTTGGAATGATCCAGTTTTCTAAAATCAATAAACCTGATATAGATTCCGGGTATACTTTAGACGATAATGCCCGTGCTATGATTGTAGCCTGCAGACATTACGAACTGAACAGAGATGAATCTGACCTAGATTTAATCTCAACTTATCTAAAATTTATTAAATTTTGTCAACAACCGGATGGTAGTTTTCTTAACTATGTGAATCAAAACAAGGAATTTGCTCAGCAGAATTATGAAACCAATCTTGAAGATTCCAATGGAAGGGCTATCTGGGCACTGGGATATCTCCTTTCCATAAAGAATATTTTACCTCAAGAGTTTTATGATGAAGCAGAATCAGCCATTGAAAAAAGTCTTTTATCTATTGAGAGCATCCATTCTACCCGAGCAATGGCTTTTATCATAAAGGGACTGCATTATCAAAACTCTGAAAATAATATTCCATTATTGAAAAAGCTGGCTAATCGGCTGGTAAAAATGTATCAGCATGAAAAACACAGAGACTGGCATTGGTTTGAAAGCTATCTTACCTATGGAAACAGTGTACTCCCTGAGGCTTTATTGTGTGCATGGATTACAACCCAAAACGAAATGTATAAGCAGGTTGCCAATGAATCATTCAAGTTTTTACTTTCCAAAATTTTTATTAAAGGTGGCATCAAAGTAATATCCAACAATGGATGGCTGCAGAAAGAAACGGTTAAAAGTCCTGAGACAATTGGTGGTGAACAGCCTATTGATGTTGCTTATACCATATTGGCTTTATCCACATTCTATAAAGTTTTTAAGGATGAAAAATACTTGCAGATGATGAGGAATGCCTTTAGTTGGTTTTTAGGAAAGAATCACTTACATCAGATTATTTATAACCCTGCAACAGGTGGATGTTATGATGGCCTTGAAGAGAAAAATGTTAATCTCAACCAGGGAGCGGAATCAACAGTCAGCTATCTCATGGCAAGACTCTGTTTTCCAAAATAA
- a CDS encoding calcium:proton antiporter yields MNIKKYLWMWTFLVPILAWFSYVGNSVFSSGYYSVILALFLMGSVLAAVYHSEVIAQRLGEPFGTLLLAFAITVIEVGLIISIMIGAKGLETITLARDTVFAAVMIILTGIIGSCIVIGSLRYREQSFTLQGVSTALITLTSVIIFVLILPNYTVSHLGGEYTSFQLLFIALISLALYLGFTMIQTLRHRSFFISPQNKLSGNQPVQNSNEIISRKQLYISCILLILSLGIVVLLAKLLSKDVEHIVVSVGAPRSLVGIIIAGIVLLPEGLAAFRAAKSDEIQTSLNLAFGSALASIGLSIPAIAIISVITGIRMSLGIDIKSTILLGLSLFIITVSLATGRTNIMQGIVLIAIFLIYLFITIVP; encoded by the coding sequence ATGAATATAAAAAAATATTTATGGATGTGGACGTTTTTGGTTCCTATCCTGGCGTGGTTCTCTTATGTTGGAAATTCTGTTTTTTCTTCAGGGTATTACTCTGTGATTCTTGCTTTATTTTTAATGGGAAGTGTTTTGGCTGCGGTGTATCATTCTGAAGTCATTGCCCAACGTTTGGGGGAGCCATTTGGGACTTTACTTCTGGCATTTGCCATTACGGTCATAGAAGTAGGGCTTATTATTTCTATCATGATAGGAGCAAAAGGTTTAGAAACCATTACCCTTGCCAGAGATACGGTTTTTGCAGCAGTGATGATAATTCTTACCGGAATCATTGGAAGCTGCATTGTAATAGGTTCTTTAAGATATAGAGAACAAAGCTTTACTCTACAGGGGGTAAGTACTGCACTCATTACACTTACCTCTGTTATTATTTTTGTGCTTATTCTGCCCAATTATACGGTAAGTCATCTCGGAGGTGAATATACTTCCTTCCAATTGCTTTTTATCGCCTTGATTTCTTTAGCGCTTTACCTTGGTTTTACCATGATCCAAACGCTTAGACACCGAAGTTTTTTCATTTCTCCGCAAAATAAACTATCCGGAAACCAGCCTGTACAGAATAGTAATGAAATAATTTCCCGAAAACAATTGTATATCAGTTGTATATTATTGATTTTATCCCTGGGAATAGTCGTTTTACTGGCAAAGCTTCTTTCAAAGGATGTTGAACATATAGTTGTTTCGGTGGGTGCTCCAAGATCTCTTGTAGGTATTATCATTGCAGGTATTGTTCTCCTTCCGGAAGGGTTGGCTGCATTCAGGGCTGCAAAAAGTGATGAAATTCAAACCTCATTAAATCTGGCTTTTGGTTCTGCTTTAGCAAGTATCGGGCTGAGTATTCCTGCGATTGCCATTATATCTGTAATAACCGGTATAAGAATGTCATTAGGGATAGATATCAAATCAACAATACTTTTGGGACTATCGCTTTTTATTATTACCGTTTCACTGGCAACGGGCAGAACCAATATCATGCAGGGAATTGTACTGATCGCTATTTTTTTAATTTACCTTTTTATTACTATAGTTCCATAA
- a CDS encoding cupin domain-containing protein, producing the protein MNHKELEKSKVYITHQIVEYIPNSIVSKTIMEKLTGNISALSFDDKEGLSEKISPFDAVVQIIEGKTEIIIDGASYFMEEGECIIIPAHKSNSIKGNKRFKMIVTIIKSGYE; encoded by the coding sequence ATGAATCATAAAGAACTTGAGAAATCAAAAGTATATATTACCCACCAGATCGTAGAATACATTCCGAATTCTATAGTCAGCAAGACAATAATGGAAAAACTAACCGGCAATATCAGTGCTTTATCGTTTGACGACAAAGAAGGATTATCCGAAAAAATTTCTCCTTTTGACGCTGTTGTACAGATTATTGAAGGTAAAACAGAAATCATTATAGACGGAGCTTCTTATTTTATGGAAGAAGGTGAATGCATTATCATTCCGGCCCATAAATCTAATTCTATAAAAGGAAATAAACGCTTTAAAATGATAGTAACAATAATAAAAAGCGGCTATGAATAA
- a CDS encoding CinA family protein — translation MKFQQNLLDYISTSLITIGETVSIAESVTSGLVQLAFSQMPNSSLFYKGGITAFTLPEKLRFLDSNRIEEQGNNFETQHMADIMARKVAMSFGTDWGISSTGYAASIRNSGFHIFSFCSFSYKGDIILSKRIELNDKTQALDAQLYYTEFILGSFKGALNQILI, via the coding sequence ATGAAATTCCAGCAAAACTTACTGGATTATATTAGTACCTCACTCATTACAATTGGGGAGACGGTATCTATAGCAGAAAGCGTAACTTCAGGATTAGTACAGCTGGCTTTTTCACAGATGCCTAATTCAAGTCTATTTTATAAAGGCGGTATAACAGCATTTACATTACCAGAAAAGCTTAGGTTTTTGGACAGTAACCGCATTGAGGAGCAAGGAAATAATTTTGAGACCCAGCATATGGCTGATATAATGGCAAGAAAGGTCGCTATGTCATTTGGAACAGACTGGGGAATATCTTCTACCGGCTATGCTGCTTCTATAAGGAATTCAGGCTTTCATATTTTTTCATTCTGTTCGTTTAGCTATAAAGGAGATATCATTCTTTCCAAACGAATAGAGCTTAATGATAAAACCCAGGCCCTGGATGCTCAACTGTATTACACTGAGTTCATTTTAGGAAGCTTTAAAGGTGCTCTGAATCAAATATTGATCTAA
- a CDS encoding heme oxygenase, whose translation MKTIHLFQFKNSISRNIPFFKEECRIDNLNDLMVYDLMNTEKVTEFIISVPEDFIFEETPREEILTMCKKAEETIEHYFATTVDDYDVI comes from the coding sequence ATGAAAACCATACATCTCTTTCAGTTTAAAAATTCCATTTCCCGTAACATTCCATTTTTTAAGGAAGAATGCCGGATAGATAATCTTAACGATTTAATGGTCTATGATTTAATGAACACTGAAAAAGTGACTGAGTTTATTATCAGCGTTCCTGAGGACTTTATTTTTGAAGAGACTCCGAGGGAAGAGATTTTAACGATGTGTAAAAAAGCTGAAGAAACTATTGAGCATTATTTTGCAACAACAGTAGATGATTACGATGTTATTTAA
- a CDS encoding MBL fold metallo-hydrolase, with the protein MLRQIAPEVFQISLMPRNSINCYIIEGVLVDSGIRNSYTTVKKALQKIPVYQHVLTHAHADHQGCSDQICAEFAIPLLCHPGEVFRTETGMVTNEYPTPQHWIAKLQQKYWAGQGHKVERTIVENDRIGNFRVIETPGHSAGHISLFREQDGVLIIGDVATNMNLLTTATGLRLPPNMFTSDQQRNIKSLQKLAKLNPTIICFGHGPVMRNTDRKFEQFVAKCSETV; encoded by the coding sequence ATGTTACGTCAAATTGCTCCCGAAGTATTCCAGATTTCACTGATGCCACGAAACAGTATCAATTGCTATATTATCGAAGGTGTATTGGTAGATTCCGGAATAAGGAATTCGTATACAACTGTAAAGAAAGCTCTCCAGAAAATCCCTGTTTATCAACATGTACTTACACATGCCCATGCAGACCATCAGGGCTGTAGCGATCAGATATGTGCTGAGTTCGCAATACCTTTACTCTGTCATCCTGGCGAAGTTTTTAGGACTGAAACGGGTATGGTAACCAATGAATATCCAACTCCGCAACATTGGATAGCAAAGCTTCAACAAAAATACTGGGCAGGCCAGGGACATAAAGTTGAACGGACAATAGTTGAAAACGATAGGATTGGAAACTTTCGGGTAATAGAGACGCCCGGACATTCGGCAGGTCATATTTCTTTATTCCGTGAACAGGATGGTGTACTGATCATCGGTGATGTAGCGACAAATATGAATCTGCTCACAACAGCGACCGGTCTGAGGCTTCCGCCAAACATGTTTACCTCGGATCAGCAGCGCAACATCAAATCGCTCCAAAAGCTGGCAAAACTGAATCCAACCATTATCTGCTTTGGCCACGGACCGGTCATGCGAAATACGGACCGGAAGTTTGAGCAATTTGTGGCTAAATGCAGCGAGACTGTTTAA
- a CDS encoding Crp/Fnr family transcriptional regulator, producing MTDLFENYLSSIGGLLAEEISFSEQFFKPIRLKKGDFLIREDEICRHIGYIASGAVKAYAIDKDGKENITCFKFENEFVTSFPEFVAQEKSRRNIKAIEDSIVYRISYPDYEYLLGKVTAWNGVIKWVMEQEYNQKEHYLLNYNNKSAVDKYRHILSSEPMLVQRIATQDLASYLGITQRSLTRAKGQIHRPSVL from the coding sequence ATGACTGACTTATTTGAAAATTACCTATCCTCAATAGGAGGACTATTAGCTGAGGAAATCAGCTTTTCTGAGCAGTTCTTCAAACCGATCCGTTTAAAGAAAGGTGATTTTTTAATTCGTGAAGATGAAATCTGCCGTCATATTGGATATATCGCTAGCGGTGCCGTAAAAGCATATGCCATCGACAAAGATGGAAAGGAAAATATTACCTGCTTCAAATTTGAAAATGAATTTGTTACCTCGTTTCCGGAGTTTGTGGCGCAGGAAAAATCCAGAAGGAATATAAAGGCTATAGAAGATAGTATTGTTTATAGGATAAGCTACCCGGATTATGAGTATCTGCTTGGTAAGGTGACCGCTTGGAATGGAGTTATAAAATGGGTGATGGAGCAGGAGTATAACCAAAAGGAACATTATCTGCTGAATTACAATAATAAGTCGGCTGTAGATAAATACCGGCATATTCTGTCTAGCGAACCGATGCTCGTACAACGCATAGCGACGCAGGATCTAGCATCGTACCTGGGTATCACGCAGCGATCGCTTACACGGGCAAAGGGACAAATACATAGGCCCAGCGTATTATAG
- a CDS encoding PhzF family phenazine biosynthesis protein, with translation MKLELYQIDAFTEKIFHGNPACVVPLKNWLPDEVLLKIARENAVAETAFFIDNGSTIHLRWFTPEIEMDLCGHATLATAHCLVSILNYQSKRIVFETKSGELTVDVKDNVYYMDFPSRMPEAAALPDSISRSLNIQPKEVFKSRDYILLYDSEDDIKNIRIERSVFDLINLDPGGLVVTAAGTDSDFVSRYFTPQSSILEDPVTGSAHCSLIPFWSSRLGKDMLFARQLSERGGQLYCENKKERVIVAGKAKTYSMGHLWIE, from the coding sequence ATGAAGTTAGAATTATATCAAATAGATGCATTTACTGAAAAAATTTTCCATGGAAACCCTGCATGTGTCGTTCCTTTAAAAAACTGGTTACCTGATGAGGTGCTTTTAAAAATAGCCCGCGAAAATGCCGTTGCCGAAACAGCTTTCTTTATCGATAATGGCAGTACAATTCATCTGAGATGGTTTACGCCTGAAATAGAAATGGACTTATGCGGACACGCCACTCTCGCTACAGCGCATTGCCTGGTCTCAATCTTAAACTATCAGAGCAAAAGAATTGTTTTTGAAACTAAAAGCGGTGAATTAACGGTTGATGTTAAAGATAACGTTTATTATATGGATTTTCCTTCAAGAATGCCTGAAGCAGCGGCTCTTCCAGACAGCATATCCAGATCGCTCAATATACAGCCCAAAGAAGTTTTCAAATCAAGAGACTATATTCTGTTATATGATTCTGAGGATGACATCAAAAACATCAGGATTGAAAGATCTGTTTTTGACCTTATCAATCTGGATCCTGGAGGTCTTGTGGTGACTGCTGCCGGTACAGACAGTGATTTTGTTTCAAGATATTTTACGCCACAGTCATCTATTCTCGAAGATCCTGTAACCGGCTCTGCACATTGCTCACTCATTCCCTTCTGGTCTTCAAGATTAGGAAAAGATATGCTTTTTGCCCGTCAGCTTTCTGAAAGAGGCGGACAGCTCTATTGTGAAAACAAAAAAGAAAGAGTGATTGTGGCGGGTAAAGCCAAAACGTATTCTATGGGACATCTGTGGATAGAATAA
- a CDS encoding alpha/beta fold hydrolase: MSTFTLKDGTEIFYKDQGQGPVLMFHHGWPLSSDDWDAQVIFFLQRGYRVISHDRRGHGRSSQNIYNHTIEQYASDAAELVEFLDLKDVVHIGHSTGGGEVIRYVHKYANGRAKKAVLISAVPPVMVKSENNPDGVPMEVFDGIREQTLNNRNQFYFDLTFPFYGYNREGANIKDGIQRNWWRQGMMGGIVAHYDGIKAFSETDFTEDLKAVDIPVLVLHGEDDQIVPIENSAIKSAKLLKNGKLITYPGFPHGMPTTEHETINKDLLEFIQS, from the coding sequence ATGAGCACATTTACATTAAAAGACGGAACTGAGATTTTTTACAAAGACCAAGGACAAGGACCAGTATTAATGTTTCACCACGGATGGCCATTATCATCTGACGATTGGGATGCACAGGTTATCTTTTTCTTACAGAGAGGTTACAGAGTAATTTCCCATGACAGAAGAGGTCACGGCCGTTCAAGCCAGAATATCTACAACCACACTATTGAACAATATGCATCTGATGCTGCGGAACTTGTAGAATTTCTTGATTTGAAAGATGTTGTTCATATAGGACACTCTACAGGTGGTGGTGAAGTAATCCGCTATGTACATAAATATGCCAATGGCAGAGCAAAAAAAGCTGTATTAATCAGCGCTGTTCCTCCGGTTATGGTAAAAAGTGAGAACAATCCTGACGGTGTTCCAATGGAAGTTTTTGATGGAATCAGAGAGCAAACTCTGAACAACAGAAACCAGTTTTATTTTGATCTTACATTTCCTTTCTATGGGTACAACAGAGAAGGTGCCAACATCAAAGACGGAATCCAGAGAAACTGGTGGAGACAGGGAATGATGGGTGGAATTGTTGCTCACTACGACGGAATCAAAGCATTTTCTGAGACTGATTTCACAGAAGATTTGAAAGCCGTTGATATTCCGGTTTTGGTTTTACACGGAGAAGATGACCAGATTGTTCCTATCGAAAATTCTGCCATAAAATCAGCGAAATTATTAAAGAATGGTAAACTGATTACCTATCCAGGTTTTCCACACGGAATGCCAACTACAGAACATGAAACTATAAATAAAGATCTTTTGGAATTTATCCAGTCTTAA